Proteins encoded together in one candidate division WOR-3 bacterium window:
- a CDS encoding DNA translocase FtsK: MNRKKRSGWQIFGWVIIIGLVLFTAISLFSSIIGRNTPATNYGGIVGYYLARALIYLLGGMSFLVPLFAATAVVLKLTKKKQWRRFTGFGILSFAVLLGAAILSFYAGLKTPEDNFSGQLGHTLSTFLLPVLGLGSLAFIGLGFYWGFTLWFRKTKPVDFSRSAIILLFGIILDLFLAYFQTETIVAGAVGRLVVEFLNSLLGIGTLILLIVLLIALLIASGFTLPKLQSNKINWGKVYDKIRRLLSRKPEQKPIITVTSNQPVDSLSGENLPPRDSETHPSVQPAAGEPAKLVQPAPALVLTQQPLRPRRSQLDLNQFQKEFLKRLDTPQPEDKLFKDPAEAEAEGQLLMDKLKQFGVEGKLISILSGPMITRFELEPAPGIRCSGIESLADDIALALSAERVRILAPIPGKSAVGIEIPNKTRRTVYLREVITSPAFQQVNSPLGFALGTTITGEPYCADIRQMPHVLIAGTTGSGKSVCINSIIMSIIYRSTPDEVRFLTIDPKQLELPIYNPIPHLLSKTTTNPERVVGELTRIVNIMEARYSEFAELGVRDISSYNARCSELGKKKKPYIVVVIDELADLMQRAPTEIEARIIRLAQMSRAVGIHLILATQRPSVDVITGLIKANFPCRIAFQVATKVDSRTILDANGAESLLGRGDMLFLPPGKGDAIRLHGCFVSEKAAKGVVDLWATRYLTEILSEFVDEPEQKAQEIVQQELTDVFYDPRFAARGRKLEQLQTILPEEILDKILTRRYYEPLEEEVGNNHPTGNEDEAINGEFDNLFTEAARLVVLHKEASVSMLQRRLDVGWARAGRIIDQLERAGIVGPHAGSKPRKVLIQDEAELTKKLAEMFKQNERP, translated from the coding sequence ATGAACAGGAAGAAAAGAAGTGGCTGGCAAATCTTCGGCTGGGTCATCATCATCGGCCTGGTGCTTTTCACCGCTATTAGCCTTTTCTCATCAATCATCGGTAGAAATACCCCGGCAACAAATTACGGCGGGATTGTCGGCTACTATCTTGCCCGGGCTTTGATTTACCTGCTCGGCGGAATGAGTTTTCTCGTCCCGCTATTTGCCGCCACGGCGGTCGTACTCAAACTCACGAAAAAGAAACAGTGGCGCCGGTTCACCGGTTTCGGCATTCTAAGTTTTGCTGTTCTCCTCGGCGCCGCAATCCTATCGTTCTATGCCGGACTGAAAACTCCCGAAGACAACTTCAGCGGCCAACTGGGACACACCTTGAGTACATTTCTCCTGCCCGTTCTGGGACTGGGCTCGCTGGCATTCATCGGCCTGGGGTTTTACTGGGGATTTACCCTCTGGTTTCGAAAAACCAAGCCGGTTGATTTCAGCCGCTCGGCTATCATTTTGCTCTTCGGGATAATCCTCGACCTGTTTCTGGCTTATTTCCAGACCGAAACAATCGTCGCCGGCGCTGTTGGGCGTCTCGTCGTTGAATTTCTGAACAGTCTATTAGGCATCGGCACCCTGATTCTGCTCATCGTCTTGTTAATCGCACTCCTTATCGCCTCGGGGTTCACCTTACCAAAGTTGCAAAGCAATAAAATAAATTGGGGCAAAGTTTACGACAAAATCCGCCGGTTATTGAGCCGTAAACCAGAACAAAAACCTATTATCACCGTTACATCAAATCAACCCGTTGACTCTTTATCAGGCGAAAATCTGCCACCCCGGGACAGTGAAACTCATCCTTCTGTCCAACCCGCAGCCGGCGAACCTGCTAAATTAGTGCAACCGGCACCGGCACTCGTTCTTACCCAGCAACCCTTGCGTCCGCGCCGAAGCCAACTTGACCTGAACCAGTTCCAGAAAGAGTTTTTGAAGCGACTGGATACGCCCCAACCGGAAGACAAACTGTTTAAAGACCCGGCGGAAGCTGAAGCCGAAGGTCAACTACTGATGGACAAATTAAAGCAGTTTGGTGTTGAAGGCAAGTTGATCTCCATCCTCTCGGGCCCAATGATTACCCGCTTTGAACTGGAACCAGCGCCCGGCATCCGGTGTAGTGGAATCGAGAGCCTCGCCGACGACATCGCCCTTGCCCTTTCGGCAGAACGAGTCCGCATTCTTGCACCGATTCCCGGTAAAAGTGCCGTTGGGATTGAAATTCCAAACAAGACCCGGCGCACCGTCTATCTCAGAGAGGTAATTACCAGCCCGGCATTTCAGCAGGTTAACTCGCCGCTTGGCTTTGCCCTTGGCACAACGATAACCGGTGAACCCTACTGTGCCGACATCCGTCAGATGCCCCATGTTCTCATCGCCGGCACAACCGGCTCCGGCAAATCGGTCTGCATCAACTCCATCATTATGTCAATTATCTACCGCTCAACTCCGGACGAAGTCCGCTTCCTCACCATCGACCCCAAGCAACTCGAACTGCCGATTTACAATCCGATCCCTCACCTCCTCTCCAAAACAACCACCAATCCGGAACGGGTTGTGGGCGAACTCACCCGCATCGTGAACATTATGGAAGCCCGCTACAGTGAATTTGCCGAACTCGGAGTCCGGGACATCTCCAGTTATAATGCCCGCTGTTCGGAATTGGGCAAGAAAAAGAAACCTTATATCGTTGTGGTAATTGATGAGCTCGCCGACCTGATGCAACGCGCCCCCACCGAAATTGAAGCCCGTATCATCCGGCTCGCTCAAATGTCGCGGGCGGTCGGTATCCATTTAATACTCGCCACCCAGCGACCTTCGGTTGATGTCATCACCGGACTCATCAAAGCAAACTTCCCCTGTCGCATTGCTTTTCAGGTCGCTACTAAAGTTGACTCCCGCACCATTCTTGATGCCAACGGCGCTGAATCGCTCCTTGGCAGAGGTGATATGCTCTTTTTGCCCCCCGGTAAAGGCGACGCCATCCGTCTCCACGGCTGCTTTGTGTCGGAAAAGGCGGCTAAGGGTGTGGTTGACCTCTGGGCGACAAGATACCTCACCGAAATCCTTTCCGAATTTGTTGACGAACCGGAGCAAAAGGCGCAGGAGATTGTCCAGCAGGAACTTACCGATGTTTTCTACGACCCGCGCTTTGCTGCCCGGGGACGCAAACTGGAACAACTCCAGACCATACTTCCGGAGGAAATTCTTGACAAAATCCTCACGCGCCGGTATTATGAGCCGTTAGAAGAGGAGGTCGGGAACAACCACCCGACTGGTAATGAAGATGAAGCAATTAATGGCGAATTTGACAATCTTTTTACCGAAGCGGCACGGCTTGTTGTTCTGCACAAAGAAGCCTCGGTCTCGATGCTCCAGCGCCGACTTGATGTTGGTTGGGCGCGTGCCGGTCGCATCATCGACCAGCTGGAACGGGCGGGAATCGTTGGACCGCATGCCGGTAGCAAACCACGTAAGGTGTTGATTCAAGATGAAGCCGAATTAACTAAAAAATTGGCGGAGATGTTTAAACAAAATGAAAGACCCTAA
- a CDS encoding thiamine pyrophosphate-dependent enzyme, with protein MLKLADLAKNQELFSHGHRACAGCGEALAVRQIMLAAQTAGMPVVTTMATGCLEIFSSIYPHSAWQVPMIHTAFETAASTAAGVEAAYRFLRKTGRINEDIAIIAFAGDGGTYDIGLQALSGALERRHRFLYVCTNNEAYMNTGIQRSSATPYGADTTTSPAGKILPGKVQHRKNIMEIVIGHEVPYAAQTTVFFWRDLVQKVQKALLTPGPTFLNVLVPCPLGWRHQPGETVKLSKLAADTCYWPIYEYENGSYKINYEPSKKLPVEEFLKPQGRFRHLFEHPEGAKVIAEIQRYVDEQWTILHKRQECFKQ; from the coding sequence ATGTTGAAACTTGCTGACCTGGCAAAAAATCAGGAACTTTTTTCGCACGGTCATCGCGCCTGTGCTGGTTGCGGTGAAGCGCTGGCGGTGCGGCAGATTATGCTTGCCGCCCAGACTGCCGGTATGCCGGTGGTGACAACGATGGCTACCGGTTGTCTCGAAATCTTCTCGTCGATTTACCCGCACAGCGCCTGGCAGGTGCCAATGATTCATACCGCCTTTGAAACCGCGGCTTCAACCGCGGCTGGGGTGGAGGCGGCTTATCGGTTCTTGCGCAAGACGGGGCGGATTAATGAGGATATTGCAATCATCGCCTTTGCCGGTGACGGTGGGACTTATGATATTGGACTGCAGGCGCTTTCCGGCGCACTGGAAAGAAGACACCGGTTTCTCTATGTTTGCACCAACAATGAGGCGTACATGAACACCGGTATTCAGCGCTCTTCAGCGACGCCCTATGGAGCGGATACGACAACATCACCCGCGGGCAAAATTCTGCCGGGCAAAGTCCAGCATCGCAAGAACATTATGGAGATTGTCATCGGTCATGAGGTTCCTTATGCGGCGCAGACAACGGTTTTCTTCTGGCGCGATTTGGTGCAGAAAGTCCAGAAGGCGCTCTTGACCCCGGGCCCAACATTTTTAAATGTGCTGGTGCCCTGTCCGTTGGGCTGGCGCCATCAACCGGGCGAGACGGTGAAACTGTCCAAACTTGCTGCTGATACCTGCTACTGGCCCATCTATGAGTACGAAAACGGTTCTTACAAAATCAACTACGAGCCGTCCAAGAAGTTGCCGGTCGAAGAGTTCTTGAAGCCCCAGGGCCGATTCCGGCATCTGTTTGAACACCCCGAAGGTGCGAAGGTCATCGCCGAAATTCAGCGTTATGTTGACGAGCAGTGGACGATTCTGCACAAAAGGCAGGAGTGCTTTAAGCAGTAG
- the rpsR gene encoding 30S ribosomal protein S18, giving the protein MSTKRFTVRTRACPYCAEGVTHIDYKDPRLKDFLTDRGKIVSSRVSGLCARHQRRLAKAIKRARTMGLLPFITIQV; this is encoded by the coding sequence ATGAGTACAAAACGTTTTACTGTTAGAACAAGAGCCTGCCCTTACTGTGCTGAGGGCGTAACTCATATCGATTACAAAGACCCACGGCTTAAGGACTTTCTCACCGACAGGGGAAAAATCGTCTCTTCGCGCGTCTCCGGCTTGTGCGCCCGTCACCAGCGCCGACTGGCAAAAGCGATTAAACGGGCGCGGACCATGGGTTTACTACCCTTCATAACCATCCAGGTTTAA
- a CDS encoding putative sugar nucleotidyl transferase — translation MICIYEGNSGRNFGPIIDLRAIFELRCGCFSLLEKIQKLYPGEEFFFWVRKEIAALVAEKYPAARINEAPSQPALFLYAGAILFEPIPIAGSEEKFTARGRTIGFRLNRHTGRTVLPDLKRLPAREIAAEAVFYPWDIVRLNYQELQRELNSVRKRRSVFVKKGGKIYPGAQVVTEKGPVFLDQGAEVRPGSVVEGPCYIGPGTIVDGAFVRPGCSFGPQCRIGGEVEECVFQGYANKHHAGFLGHSFVGEWVNLGALTTNSDLKNNYQPVRVKIGARKFDTGMVKLGCFIGDHVKTSIGTLLPTGAVLGTFANWFESGLTPKILPSFAWGKKRRWRRKELVDCAQRVMARRGVTMSPVYEQLLLQIYERSR, via the coding sequence ATGATTTGTATTTATGAGGGGAATTCTGGGCGCAATTTTGGCCCGATCATCGACCTGAGGGCGATTTTTGAGTTGAGATGCGGTTGTTTTAGCCTCTTAGAAAAAATACAAAAGTTGTATCCCGGGGAAGAGTTTTTTTTCTGGGTACGAAAGGAGATTGCAGCACTTGTTGCGGAAAAGTATCCCGCAGCCAGAATAAACGAGGCGCCGAGTCAACCGGCGCTTTTTCTCTATGCCGGCGCAATTCTTTTTGAGCCTATCCCGATTGCGGGGTCTGAGGAAAAGTTTACTGCGAGGGGAAGAACCATCGGGTTCAGGTTAAATCGGCATACTGGCCGTACAGTGCTGCCCGATTTAAAGCGCCTGCCGGCAAGGGAGATTGCTGCCGAAGCGGTTTTTTATCCCTGGGATATTGTGCGGCTTAATTATCAAGAACTTCAGCGGGAACTTAATTCAGTCCGAAAAAGGCGTTCGGTGTTTGTTAAAAAGGGCGGTAAAATCTATCCGGGAGCGCAGGTCGTTACGGAAAAGGGGCCGGTTTTTCTCGATCAGGGGGCTGAGGTGCGTCCGGGCAGTGTGGTTGAAGGACCTTGCTATATCGGACCCGGGACCATAGTCGATGGCGCTTTTGTCCGACCGGGTTGCAGTTTTGGTCCTCAGTGCCGGATTGGCGGGGAGGTTGAAGAGTGCGTGTTTCAGGGTTATGCCAATAAACATCACGCCGGTTTTCTGGGGCACAGTTTTGTCGGCGAGTGGGTTAATTTAGGGGCGCTAACCACAAACTCGGACCTTAAAAATAATTATCAACCGGTGCGGGTGAAGATCGGTGCGCGGAAGTTCGACACCGGAATGGTCAAACTGGGCTGTTTTATCGGTGATCATGTCAAGACATCAATTGGCACTTTGCTACCGACCGGTGCGGTACTGGGCACATTTGCCAACTGGTTTGAATCCGGACTGACTCCCAAAATTCTGCCCTCATTTGCCTGGGGTAAAAAAAGACGCTGGCGTCGCAAGGAGCTGGTGGATTGTGCGCAGCGGGTGATGGCGCGGCGCGGGGTCACGATGAGCCCGGTGTATGAGCAACTGCTTTTGCAGATTTACGAGCGTTCGCGTTAA
- a CDS encoding ABC transporter permease, whose amino-acid sequence MSLWELGKLALTTFRTNRLRSFLTTLGIIIGVMTVIAIVSLIQGMNYEVERQISSLGSNVIYLQKINWGMGRIDWDEINRRPDLTLDDASAIARLPIVERVAALRNRTVNRLNYRNRKVTGIEMAGITPAYAATANYTIETGRFINSDDSMRKRPVCVIGGYIVDNLFPEEDPLGKRLNIEGKTFTIIGTLVRKGSFLGQTQDNVLFIPLSTFEKSFKPQGGFGAIAHSLAIVIEPKKGVPIEQAIDRIRELMRRRHSLGYDKPDDFGINTQETLREIYKNITRVAFIVMIAVAAISLLVGGIGIMNIMLVAVAERTREIGLRKALGATTRDILYQFLLESVFLALAGGAVGILLGIGIAKIVELTAHLRAAAPLWTILLGFGFAALVGIFFGIYPASRAARLDPIQALRYE is encoded by the coding sequence GTGTCTCTCTGGGAACTTGGCAAACTTGCCCTGACCACCTTCCGCACCAATCGCCTGCGTTCCTTTTTAACCACACTCGGCATCATCATCGGTGTGATGACCGTCATCGCCATCGTTTCCTTGATTCAGGGGATGAACTACGAAGTTGAACGCCAGATCAGTTCCCTTGGTTCCAATGTCATCTATTTGCAAAAAATCAACTGGGGAATGGGACGCATCGACTGGGACGAAATCAACCGCCGTCCTGACCTGACCCTTGACGATGCCAGCGCCATCGCCCGCCTCCCGATTGTTGAACGGGTGGCAGCGCTGCGCAACCGGACGGTCAATCGTCTTAACTACCGTAACCGCAAGGTAACGGGCATCGAAATGGCTGGCATCACCCCGGCTTACGCTGCCACCGCCAACTACACGATTGAAACCGGGCGCTTCATCAACTCGGACGACAGTATGCGCAAACGACCGGTTTGTGTTATCGGTGGTTACATCGTTGACAACCTCTTCCCCGAAGAAGACCCGCTCGGCAAAAGACTTAACATTGAAGGGAAAACCTTCACCATCATCGGCACGCTTGTCCGCAAGGGCTCCTTTTTAGGTCAGACCCAGGACAATGTCCTGTTCATCCCCCTGTCCACCTTCGAAAAAAGCTTCAAGCCCCAGGGTGGCTTTGGTGCCATCGCCCACAGCCTCGCCATCGTCATCGAACCAAAAAAAGGCGTGCCCATCGAACAGGCGATTGACCGCATCCGCGAACTGATGCGTCGGCGCCATTCACTAGGCTACGACAAGCCGGACGACTTTGGAATCAACACCCAGGAGACGCTGCGCGAAATCTACAAAAACATCACCCGCGTTGCCTTCATCGTAATGATTGCGGTTGCCGCCATCTCGCTGCTTGTTGGTGGCATCGGTATTATGAATATAATGCTGGTTGCGGTCGCCGAGCGCACCCGGGAAATTGGACTGCGTAAAGCCCTGGGTGCCACAACGCGCGACATCCTTTACCAGTTCCTCCTCGAATCGGTTTTTCTCGCCCTTGCCGGTGGCGCGGTGGGTATTCTCCTTGGCATCGGTATCGCCAAAATCGTTGAACTCACCGCTCACCTCCGTGCCGCCGCCCCACTCTGGACCATTCTTCTGGGTTTTGGCTTCGCAGCCCTGGTCGGCATCTTCTTTGGCATCTACCCGGCGTCACGCGCGGCCCGGCTCGACCCAATCCAGGCGCTCCGTTACGAATAA
- a CDS encoding DUF3467 domain-containing protein, translating to MKDEERQPPQGPPVQVEIGEKESEGIYSNFVLIAHSGSEFIIDFARILPGLPKAKVFARIVMTPQHAALLHEALAENIKKYEARFGKIKVYGQKEETAKSLGF from the coding sequence ATGAAAGACGAAGAAAGACAACCACCTCAAGGACCACCGGTTCAGGTGGAAATTGGAGAAAAAGAGTCAGAGGGGATTTATTCCAACTTTGTTCTTATTGCCCATTCCGGTTCCGAATTCATAATTGACTTTGCCCGTATCCTCCCGGGATTACCAAAAGCCAAAGTGTTTGCCCGGATTGTGATGACCCCCCAACATGCCGCACTGCTCCATGAGGCATTGGCGGAAAACATCAAAAAGTACGAAGCCCGATTTGGTAAAATAAAAGTTTACGGTCAAAAGGAAGAGACTGCCAAATCCCTTGGATTCTAA
- a CDS encoding bifunctional nuclease family protein, whose protein sequence is MIEVQVEAVLIDNATNSPVMLLREVKGDRVLPVFIGTAEASTIAYALEGIQYVRPLTVDLMRNLIVGMNGKVGRVLITKLENDTFYAELVIETGDRLIAIDARPSDAVGLALRTGAPIYVENAVMESAGQFLSPEDEDKLRSLRTRLRGIDPEEPGNFPL, encoded by the coding sequence GTGATTGAAGTTCAAGTTGAAGCGGTCTTGATTGACAATGCGACCAATTCACCGGTTATGCTTTTGCGCGAGGTTAAAGGCGACCGGGTTTTGCCGGTTTTTATTGGCACTGCTGAGGCATCAACCATCGCCTACGCCCTTGAAGGTATTCAATATGTCCGACCCCTGACGGTTGATTTGATGCGTAATCTAATCGTCGGAATGAACGGCAAGGTGGGGCGGGTTCTCATAACTAAACTGGAAAACGACACCTTCTATGCTGAACTGGTGATTGAAACCGGCGACCGGTTGATCGCAATTGATGCCCGGCCTTCTGATGCGGTGGGTCTTGCGCTCCGCACTGGTGCACCCATCTATGTGGAAAATGCGGTTATGGAGAGTGCCGGTCAGTTCCTCTCACCCGAAGATGAAGATAAACTGCGTTCGCTGCGCACCCGCTTAAGAGGTATTGACCCTGAAGAACCGGGCAACTTTCCACTTTAA
- a CDS encoding ROK family protein, translated as MEFAIGVDIGGTNIKIGVVDPKGRVICRSRLNSSPDEPAQTILARLAKTVAKWSREYPVRVLGVGVAGLVDCRSGLVIFSPNLPLWTQTPVKDTLARLTGLDVFCANDADAVAIGEWLFGAAQNCRDVLVLTLGTGVGSGIVANNQPVFGANFFAGELGHTVVSLHGPACSCGNNGCLESYVNARALVRNCRRLLRQEQANFSNLRKQLALFPPNTNDQSRIWNLVGYDLKRLTPREIGKAAKLGDRIARRVIGEMGYLLGIGIYNAIMVLDPEIVVIGGGLSGLGLPLLQAVKTTVFSRTYLGPRKVKVVLSQLREKAGILGASQLNRFIAKDN; from the coding sequence ATGGAGTTTGCGATTGGGGTTGATATCGGCGGGACGAACATCAAAATCGGAGTCGTAGACCCAAAGGGGAGAGTGATATGCCGGTCGCGGCTCAACTCCAGTCCTGATGAACCAGCGCAGACAATTTTAGCCCGATTGGCGAAGACGGTTGCCAAATGGAGCCGGGAATATCCCGTCCGAGTTTTAGGGGTTGGTGTTGCCGGACTTGTGGACTGTCGGTCCGGGCTGGTGATTTTTTCGCCCAATCTTCCGCTGTGGACCCAAACACCAGTTAAAGATACCCTGGCCCGGTTAACCGGGCTTGATGTATTCTGTGCGAACGATGCAGATGCGGTAGCAATTGGTGAGTGGCTTTTTGGTGCGGCGCAAAACTGTCGTGATGTTCTGGTCTTGACGCTCGGGACCGGGGTGGGCAGCGGGATTGTCGCTAACAATCAACCGGTTTTTGGGGCAAACTTTTTTGCCGGTGAACTGGGCCATACCGTAGTTTCTTTGCACGGTCCCGCCTGTTCCTGTGGTAATAATGGCTGTCTTGAAAGTTATGTCAATGCCCGGGCGCTGGTGCGAAATTGCCGGCGGCTTTTACGACAGGAGCAGGCGAACTTTTCTAATTTACGCAAACAGTTGGCGCTATTTCCCCCAAATACAAATGACCAGAGCCGAATCTGGAATTTGGTGGGATACGATTTAAAAAGATTGACGCCGCGGGAGATTGGCAAAGCGGCAAAGCTGGGTGACAGGATTGCCCGCCGGGTAATTGGTGAAATGGGCTACTTACTGGGAATCGGGATATACAATGCGATCATGGTACTTGACCCGGAAATTGTTGTTATCGGTGGCGGGCTGAGTGGGCTGGGGCTACCTTTACTTCAGGCGGTTAAAACCACTGTTTTCAGTCGTACCTATCTTGGGCCGCGAAAAGTAAAAGTCGTTCTGTCCCAATTGCGGGAGAAGGCAGGAATTTTAGGGGCGAGTCAACTTAACAGGTTTATTGCGAAAGATAATTAA
- the tyrS gene encoding tyrosine--tRNA ligase: MVQAEIEQLKRGIDRLETEAELIELLQQSRARGKPLRIKLGIDASGPDIHLGFAVVLRKLRQFQDLGHIAVLIIGDFTGKIGDPTGRSKTRPQLTDEQIKENMARYREQVFKILDPNRCEFRYNSEWLDALNASEIVNIAARYTVARLIEREDFKNRLQQGVPLFVHELLYPLFQGYDSVMVQADVELGGADQYWNLLVGRELQARFGQKPQVIMTLPLLVGTDGKMKMSKSYGNYVGITEPPQEMFGKLMSIPDELILDYFRLTTTKTEAEINQIARRLQAGENPRHIKAELAKEVVALYHSPAAAQIAAEEFDRVFKEKQAPSEIPEYVLPPEGINIVELISLTGLLPSKSEARRKLQEGAVYLDGQRVADPNYLVKNTGNPMILKVGKRRFLRLISRNP, translated from the coding sequence ATGGTTCAAGCCGAGATTGAACAGTTAAAAAGGGGCATCGACCGGCTGGAGACTGAAGCCGAACTGATCGAACTACTGCAACAATCCCGTGCCCGCGGTAAACCTTTGCGCATCAAACTTGGTATCGATGCCTCAGGTCCCGACATTCATCTGGGCTTTGCCGTGGTGCTACGCAAATTGCGACAGTTCCAGGACCTGGGCCATATCGCCGTACTGATTATCGGAGACTTCACCGGGAAAATCGGCGACCCGACCGGTCGTTCGAAAACCCGTCCCCAGCTGACCGATGAACAGATTAAAGAAAATATGGCGCGCTACCGGGAACAGGTTTTTAAAATCCTTGACCCGAACCGATGTGAATTTCGTTACAACTCTGAATGGCTCGATGCGCTCAACGCCAGTGAGATTGTCAACATCGCCGCCCGTTACACCGTTGCCCGGCTGATTGAACGCGAGGACTTCAAAAACCGGCTCCAGCAAGGTGTCCCGCTATTCGTCCATGAACTGCTTTACCCGCTGTTTCAGGGCTACGACTCGGTAATGGTTCAGGCTGATGTTGAACTGGGTGGCGCCGACCAGTACTGGAACCTGCTCGTCGGCCGGGAACTTCAAGCCCGCTTCGGGCAAAAACCCCAGGTCATTATGACATTACCCTTGCTTGTTGGCACCGACGGTAAAATGAAGATGTCTAAATCTTACGGCAACTATGTGGGCATCACCGAACCACCCCAGGAGATGTTTGGCAAGTTAATGTCTATTCCCGATGAGTTGATTTTAGACTACTTCCGCTTGACCACAACCAAGACCGAAGCGGAAATCAATCAGATTGCCCGGCGCCTTCAGGCGGGCGAAAACCCGCGGCACATCAAAGCGGAACTGGCAAAAGAGGTTGTCGCCCTCTACCACTCGCCCGCGGCAGCACAAATCGCCGCCGAAGAGTTTGACCGGGTATTTAAAGAAAAACAGGCGCCCAGCGAAATCCCGGAATATGTCCTGCCGCCGGAAGGAATCAACATTGTGGAACTGATTTCCCTGACCGGTCTTTTGCCTTCAAAAAGTGAGGCACGGCGGAAGTTGCAGGAAGGTGCCGTTTACCTCGACGGGCAACGGGTCGCGGACCCGAACTACCTGGTCAAAAACACCGGCAACCCGATGATACTTAAAGTGGGCAAGCGCCGGTTTCTGCGCCTCATTTCCCGCAACCCTTGA
- a CDS encoding site-2 protease family protein has protein sequence MDWGELIISAPAILFGLTVHEFSHGYAAFILGDPTAKQSGRLTLNPLKHLDPLGTILLFLPWTRFGWAKPVPINPNNFKNPLRDLAISALAGPIANFLVAIFAGIVARILTAVGVNGFAWKLTSYFVIINLILCFFNLIPLPPLDGSRLIYYLLPSGLAARYGRLEQSNFLSLIVILVFGLPLFRMFVFPMVLTTARLLLGTGVWF, from the coding sequence ATGGACTGGGGCGAACTTATCATCTCAGCACCGGCGATTCTCTTCGGATTAACAGTTCACGAGTTCAGTCACGGCTATGCCGCATTTATCCTTGGTGACCCGACCGCAAAACAGTCGGGTCGGCTCACACTCAATCCCCTGAAACATCTTGACCCGCTGGGCACAATTCTACTTTTTCTTCCCTGGACCCGCTTTGGCTGGGCAAAGCCGGTTCCCATAAACCCCAATAACTTTAAAAACCCGCTCCGGGATCTGGCAATCTCCGCCCTTGCTGGACCAATCGCCAACTTTCTCGTTGCCATCTTTGCCGGAATTGTTGCCCGCATTCTGACCGCGGTGGGTGTAAATGGATTCGCCTGGAAATTAACAAGTTACTTCGTAATCATCAATCTTATCTTATGTTTTTTCAATCTCATTCCCCTACCACCGCTTGACGGTTCACGGTTAATCTATTATCTTTTACCATCGGGACTTGCTGCCCGTTATGGCAGACTGGAACAGTCAAATTTTTTAAGTTTAATCGTGATACTTGTGTTTGGTTTACCGCTATTCCGAATGTTTGTCTTTCCGATGGTACTGACAACCGCCCGGCTTCTGCTGGGCACCGGCGTTTGGTTTTAA
- the rplI gene encoding 50S ribosomal protein L9, whose product MKVILLTDIERLGKQGEVVDVRDGFARNYLLPRKLAIIADEGNMRQLENIRQQIATRNARQTKRLMTVSEQLGLLTLKAKIRMGAEGAFGAITNADIADLLEKAGHNIDKHAIVLDEPIKAPGIYDIPIKLGHEITATVKLWVAEETVG is encoded by the coding sequence ATGAAGGTCATTCTCCTCACCGATATCGAACGACTCGGCAAACAGGGTGAAGTGGTTGATGTCCGCGATGGTTTTGCCCGCAACTACCTCCTGCCCCGCAAACTGGCGATAATTGCCGACGAAGGTAATATGCGCCAGCTGGAAAACATCCGGCAGCAGATTGCCACCCGCAACGCGCGCCAGACCAAACGGTTGATGACGGTCAGCGAACAACTGGGACTGCTAACGCTGAAGGCAAAAATTCGTATGGGTGCCGAAGGCGCATTCGGCGCCATCACCAACGCCGACATTGCTGACCTGCTGGAGAAAGCGGGCCATAACATCGATAAGCACGCCATCGTGCTCGATGAACCGATAAAAGCGCCCGGCATCTATGACATCCCAATAAAATTAGGGCACGAAATAACCGCCACCGTAAAACTCTGGGTTGCCGAAGAAACGGTGGGTTAA